One stretch of Alcaligenes aquatilis DNA includes these proteins:
- the lepA gene encoding translation elongation factor 4, whose product MDHIRNFSIIAHIDHGKSTLADRLIQRCGGLADREMSTQVLDSMDIEKERGITIKAQTAALHYKAQDGKVYNLNLIDTPGHVDFSYEVSRSLSACEGALLVVDASQGVEAQTVANCYTALDQGVEVIPVLNKMDLPSADPDSARQEVEDVIGIDASDAIAASAKTGQGIDEILETIVARVPAPVGDPAAPLQALIIDSWFDNYVGVVMLVRIVNGMLKPKEKILLMATRATHLVEHIGVFTPKSENRPHLSAGEVGFIIAGIKELEHAKVGDTITLAGKPADKALPGFKEVKPQVFAGLYPVESSEYDQLRDSLEKLKLNDSSLMFEPEVSQALGFGFRCGFLGLLHMEIVQERLEREFDMDIITTAPSVVYEVERRDGEVLMIESPSRMPEVSHIEDVREPIVVVSLLMPQEYVGPVMTLCTAKRGLQLNMTYHGRQVNLVYEMPLAEIVLDFFDRLKSVSRGYASMDYEFKEYRSADVVKVDILINGDRVDALSMIVHRSNARYRGREVVAKMRSLIPRQMFDIAIQAAIGAEVISRENVKALRKNVLAKCYGGDISRKKKLLEKQKAGKKRMKQVGNVEIPQEAFLAILQVEDK is encoded by the coding sequence ATGGACCACATCCGCAATTTCTCTATTATTGCCCACATCGATCATGGCAAATCGACCTTGGCTGACCGCCTGATCCAACGCTGTGGTGGCCTGGCCGACCGCGAGATGTCGACCCAGGTTCTGGATTCGATGGACATCGAGAAAGAGCGTGGCATTACGATTAAGGCCCAGACCGCCGCTTTGCACTACAAGGCTCAGGATGGCAAGGTATACAACCTGAACTTGATCGACACTCCCGGCCACGTTGACTTCTCCTACGAGGTCAGCCGTTCTTTGTCGGCCTGTGAAGGTGCCTTGCTGGTCGTGGATGCTTCCCAAGGCGTGGAAGCGCAGACGGTGGCTAACTGCTACACCGCGTTGGACCAGGGCGTCGAAGTGATTCCCGTGCTCAATAAAATGGATTTGCCTTCGGCTGATCCGGATTCGGCACGCCAGGAAGTGGAAGACGTTATCGGTATTGATGCCAGCGATGCGATTGCGGCCAGTGCAAAAACGGGTCAGGGGATCGACGAAATCCTTGAGACCATCGTCGCCCGTGTGCCTGCACCTGTGGGCGATCCGGCAGCGCCCTTGCAGGCCTTGATCATTGACTCCTGGTTTGACAACTACGTGGGCGTGGTCATGTTGGTGCGCATCGTTAACGGTATGCTCAAGCCCAAGGAAAAAATCCTGTTGATGGCCACCCGCGCCACGCACCTGGTCGAGCACATCGGTGTGTTCACTCCTAAATCGGAGAACCGTCCTCATTTGTCTGCTGGCGAGGTGGGTTTCATCATTGCCGGTATTAAAGAGCTGGAACACGCCAAGGTGGGCGATACCATCACCCTGGCTGGCAAACCTGCGGACAAGGCGCTGCCTGGCTTTAAAGAAGTGAAACCTCAGGTGTTTGCCGGCTTGTACCCGGTGGAAAGCAGTGAGTACGACCAGCTGCGTGATTCCCTGGAAAAGCTCAAGCTGAACGATTCCTCCCTGATGTTTGAGCCCGAAGTGTCTCAGGCGCTGGGTTTTGGTTTCCGTTGCGGCTTTCTGGGCCTGCTTCACATGGAAATCGTCCAGGAGCGTCTGGAACGTGAATTTGATATGGACATCATCACTACCGCGCCGTCGGTGGTGTACGAGGTCGAGCGCCGTGATGGCGAAGTCCTGATGATTGAGAGCCCCTCCCGCATGCCGGAGGTGTCCCATATCGAAGACGTGCGCGAGCCTATTGTTGTGGTTTCGCTGCTAATGCCACAGGAATACGTGGGCCCGGTCATGACCCTGTGTACAGCCAAGCGCGGTTTGCAGTTAAATATGACCTATCATGGCCGTCAGGTGAATCTGGTCTATGAAATGCCCCTGGCTGAGATCGTGCTGGACTTCTTTGACCGACTCAAGTCCGTATCGCGTGGCTACGCTTCCATGGACTACGAGTTCAAGGAATACCGTTCGGCCGATGTGGTCAAGGTGGATATCCTGATTAACGGCGACCGTGTCGATGCCTTGTCCATGATTGTGCACCGTAGCAATGCCCGTTACCGTGGACGCGAAGTGGTCGCCAAGATGCGCTCCTTGATCCCGCGCCAGATGTTTGATATTGCTATTCAGGCCGCCATTGGTGCCGAAGTTATTTCTCGCGAGAACGTCAAGGCATTGCGTAAAAACGTGCTGGCCAAGTGTTACGGCGGTGACATCTCTCGCAAGAAGAAACTGCTTGAGAAGCAAAAAGCGGGTAAGAAGCGGATGAAGCAAGTTGGGAACGTCGAAATTCCGCAGGAAGCCTTTTTGGCAATTTTGCAGGTCGAAGATAAGTAA
- a CDS encoding DegQ family serine endoprotease, whose product MEKSSHKMRIPVLSALTAAVVLATGAPMVYAQAQPVTTSEQVQSTTLGLPDFTGVVAKTEDGVVNIRTTEAVRVRSPAMGPGSDPYDMFRWFFGPDFMPPGMAPQRPHGGNNGQQPQERTVPRGVGSGFIISADGYILTNNHVVADSNGIFVTLSNGKEYPAKIIGTDERTDVALIKIEAKDLKPMVIGDSKQLKKGQWVLAIGSPFGLESTVTSGIVSAINRETGDYLPFIQTDVAVNPGNSGGPLINLNGEVVGVNSQIISRSGGFMGISLAIPIDEAMNVVEQLKSDGKVTRGRIGVQITPVADDVATALGLKDSKGALVSSVEEGGPAARAGIQSGDVILKFNGRTIDQMTDLPRIVGGTKPGQSSTLEIWRKGKVQTVKIDVEEMPSSSPVVAGKDQKDAPTASSTDAFGLKVTAVSDADLKRLGVESAVQVVDATAPASEAGLQPGDLILRVNDKDVGTPDQYAKMVASLDKSKPAALLVLRAGQSQWVLITPSK is encoded by the coding sequence ATGGAAAAATCGAGTCATAAAATGCGTATTCCTGTTCTCTCGGCCTTGACGGCTGCCGTGGTACTGGCAACGGGTGCGCCTATGGTCTACGCGCAGGCCCAGCCTGTCACGACAAGCGAGCAGGTCCAAAGCACGACATTGGGCCTGCCTGATTTTACGGGAGTTGTTGCCAAGACCGAAGATGGGGTGGTCAATATTCGCACCACAGAGGCGGTGCGGGTACGCTCACCTGCCATGGGCCCCGGTTCGGACCCCTACGACATGTTCCGCTGGTTTTTTGGGCCTGATTTCATGCCGCCAGGCATGGCTCCCCAACGGCCCCATGGGGGCAATAATGGGCAGCAGCCCCAGGAGCGCACTGTGCCGCGTGGCGTGGGCTCGGGCTTTATCATCTCGGCCGATGGCTACATCCTGACTAATAATCATGTGGTGGCGGACTCCAACGGCATTTTCGTCACGCTGAGCAATGGTAAGGAATATCCAGCCAAGATCATCGGTACGGACGAACGCACCGATGTGGCTTTGATCAAGATCGAAGCCAAAGACCTGAAGCCTATGGTGATTGGGGACTCCAAGCAGCTCAAGAAAGGGCAGTGGGTTTTGGCGATTGGTTCGCCGTTCGGTCTGGAGTCCACGGTGACCTCCGGGATTGTCAGCGCCATCAACCGCGAAACGGGCGATTACCTGCCTTTCATTCAGACTGACGTGGCTGTAAACCCCGGTAACTCCGGCGGCCCCTTGATCAACCTGAATGGTGAAGTGGTGGGCGTGAACTCCCAGATCATTTCGCGCAGTGGTGGTTTTATGGGTATTTCCCTGGCCATTCCCATCGATGAAGCCATGAATGTGGTTGAGCAGCTCAAATCCGACGGCAAGGTGACTCGTGGTCGTATCGGCGTGCAGATCACCCCGGTGGCCGATGATGTGGCAACAGCACTGGGCCTGAAAGACAGCAAGGGTGCCTTGGTCAGCAGCGTGGAAGAGGGTGGTCCTGCTGCCAGAGCCGGTATTCAGTCCGGTGACGTGATCTTGAAGTTCAATGGTCGCACCATTGATCAAATGACGGATCTGCCCCGTATTGTGGGTGGTACCAAACCAGGTCAAAGCTCCACGTTGGAAATATGGCGTAAGGGCAAGGTGCAGACAGTCAAGATCGATGTCGAGGAAATGCCTTCCAGCAGCCCGGTTGTCGCCGGCAAGGATCAGAAAGACGCGCCAACCGCCAGCAGTACGGATGCCTTTGGTCTGAAAGTGACTGCTGTCTCTGATGCTGATTTGAAGCGTTTAGGTGTCGAGAGTGCTGTTCAGGTCGTGGATGCGACCGCTCCTGCCAGCGAGGCCGGTTTGCAGCCCGGTGATCTTATTTTGCGCGTCAACGATAAAGACGTAGGGACACCGGATCAATACGCTAAAATGGTTGCATCTTTGGATAAATCCAAACCTGCGGCCTTGCTGGTTTTGCGTGCAGGCCAGTCGCAATGGGTTTTGATTACGCCATCGAAATAA
- a CDS encoding MucB/RseB C-terminal domain-containing protein has translation MRSVRMPSQMGLARLYKGLLAFSLVVLCAPVLAQGADGLEPLDLPWLQKVHKAARDLDYSGVIIYTQDQASQSMKLVHIIDGTGERERLEILDGEPREFLRQNEVTQCLIPEKKMVVIERRENERFPSFLVGDVSQLPKFYDMRRLPSRERVAGRPCDLIELVPKDDQRYGYRVCADTDHHLLLKMQTLDPQQAVVDQIAFASVAFGEQVDLQQLRTNWNPSKWDVVEPEVQKIDISELGWHLAMPAGFTLRSEMLRPMRAGRQVTHLMMSDGLAAISVFLEKVGTPEAEENSLGAFHRGSMNMYRSRINDYVLTSTGAVPVQTLRALLEGTQFTPPSRTH, from the coding sequence ATGAGGTCTGTACGTATGCCATCGCAGATGGGTTTGGCGCGTCTCTATAAGGGTTTGCTTGCCTTTTCGCTGGTGGTGTTGTGTGCACCGGTGCTGGCTCAGGGGGCTGACGGGCTGGAGCCTCTGGATCTGCCTTGGCTGCAGAAAGTTCACAAAGCGGCGCGCGATCTGGACTACTCCGGGGTCATTATTTACACGCAGGATCAGGCCAGCCAGTCCATGAAGTTGGTTCACATTATTGATGGTACTGGCGAGCGCGAGCGTCTGGAAATTCTGGATGGTGAACCGCGTGAGTTTCTGCGTCAGAACGAAGTGACCCAATGCCTGATTCCCGAAAAGAAAATGGTGGTGATCGAGCGGCGTGAAAACGAGCGCTTTCCCAGTTTTCTGGTCGGTGATGTCAGTCAATTGCCAAAATTCTACGATATGCGCCGTTTGCCTTCGCGCGAGCGCGTGGCGGGCCGTCCTTGCGATCTGATCGAGTTGGTCCCCAAGGATGATCAGCGTTATGGCTACCGTGTGTGTGCCGATACCGATCACCATTTGCTGTTGAAAATGCAGACTTTGGACCCACAACAAGCGGTAGTGGATCAGATCGCTTTTGCCTCGGTCGCTTTTGGAGAGCAGGTGGATTTGCAGCAATTGCGCACCAACTGGAACCCCAGCAAGTGGGACGTGGTTGAGCCCGAAGTGCAGAAAATTGATATAAGCGAATTGGGGTGGCATTTGGCTATGCCGGCCGGTTTTACCTTGCGCTCCGAAATGCTTCGGCCCATGCGGGCTGGTCGTCAGGTAACCCATCTGATGATGTCTGACGGTCTGGCCGCTATTTCCGTGTTTCTGGAAAAGGTAGGGACTCCCGAAGCAGAAGAAAATAGCTTGGGTGCCTTTCACCGTGGCTCCATGAATATGTACCGCAGTCGCATCAACGATTATGTTTTAACCAGTACGGGGGCTGTCCCTGTACAGACTCTGCGCGCTTTGCTTGAAGGCACACAGTTCACCCCACCATCCCGGACACATTGA
- a CDS encoding sigma-E factor negative regulatory protein: MMQALKSHSDEDQLNAWEAAVSSWVDGEAEIRPEELDSPYGRQVWDTYHLIGDVMRTDALAIRTSDRFYARLSKAIDEEPTVLAPSAMKRPLVQRYGVSGLAVVAAVAAALWVGLPYMGVTSVPGTLVASAQDDQLWNDYADLHRDFVGTGPVRHVSFESGALGQ; encoded by the coding sequence ATGATGCAAGCCCTGAAATCCCATTCCGATGAAGATCAACTGAATGCCTGGGAGGCCGCCGTGTCTTCCTGGGTGGATGGCGAGGCTGAAATACGGCCCGAGGAACTGGACTCCCCTTATGGGCGTCAAGTCTGGGATACCTATCATTTGATTGGTGACGTCATGCGTACCGACGCACTGGCTATCCGTACTTCGGACCGTTTTTACGCGCGTCTGTCCAAAGCGATCGACGAAGAGCCTACTGTGCTTGCTCCAAGCGCCATGAAACGTCCTTTGGTGCAGCGCTACGGTGTCAGCGGCTTGGCTGTGGTGGCAGCGGTGGCGGCAGCCTTGTGGGTGGGATTACCTTACATGGGCGTGACTTCAGTGCCTGGCACTTTGGTGGCCAGCGCCCAGGACGATCAGCTCTGGAATGATTACGCGGATTTGCATCGCGATTTTGTTGGTACCGGCCCAGTACGCCATGTGTCCTTTGAAAGTGGAGCCCTGGGTCAATGA
- the rpoE gene encoding RNA polymerase sigma factor RpoE translates to MSERDTDAELVARVQRGDKRAFDLLVLKYQRKIMRLLSRMVRDPSEVEDVAQETFIKAYRALPQFRGESAFYTWLYRIAINTARNWQASAARRPNTLQNVETEEGETFDRIDNLSDISTPESMMVSRQIAETVNTAIQALPEELRTAIVLREIEGMSYEDIAQTMDCPIGTVRSRIFRARDAIAAQLRPILDGEDSERRW, encoded by the coding sequence ATGAGTGAACGCGATACCGATGCCGAACTAGTTGCACGTGTTCAGCGTGGGGATAAGCGAGCCTTTGACCTGCTGGTACTGAAGTACCAGCGCAAAATCATGCGTCTGCTCAGCCGTATGGTACGTGACCCGTCTGAAGTTGAAGACGTGGCTCAGGAAACCTTCATCAAAGCGTACCGAGCTCTACCTCAGTTTCGGGGTGAGAGTGCTTTTTACACTTGGCTGTACCGTATTGCGATCAACACGGCCCGTAATTGGCAGGCCTCGGCCGCACGACGTCCCAACACTTTGCAGAACGTCGAAACCGAAGAAGGTGAAACTTTTGACCGAATCGACAACCTAAGCGATATAAGCACGCCAGAATCCATGATGGTCAGCCGCCAGATTGCTGAAACAGTGAATACAGCAATCCAGGCGCTGCCCGAAGAGTTGCGGACAGCTATCGTGCTACGTGAAATAGAAGGTATGAGCTACGAAGATATTGCTCAGACCATGGACTGCCCTATAGGAACTGTACGCTCACGCATCTTTCGAGCCCGCGACGCCATTGCTGCGCAGTTGCGTCCCATACTGGATGGTGAAGATAGTGAACGACGGTGGTAA
- the fabF gene encoding beta-ketoacyl-ACP synthase II: protein MKRRVVITGLGIVSPVGNDIPTAWDNIVNGRSGIGRITRFDPSALTAQIAGEVKGFELAPYISVKEAKQMDTFIHYGVVAGMQAWKDCGLDINSINAERVGVIVGSGIGGLPRIEETQKEYLERGPRRISPFFVPGSLVNLVSGQLSIGLGLKGPSYAVVSACTTGLHSIGDAARLIEYGDADVMIAGGAESTVSPLGIGGFAAMRALSTRNDDPETASRPWDMDRDGFVLGEGAGVLVLEEYEHAKKRGARIYGEFAGYGMSSDAHHITSPDRDGPRRGVMNALRNGGINADEVQYVNAHGTSTPLGDVNESEALKLAFGDHAYKLVVNSTKSMTGHLLGAAGGIEAVFTTLAVYNQISPPTINIFNQDPACDLDYCANQARDMKIDVALSNSFGFGGTNGSMVVRRLR from the coding sequence GTGAAACGACGTGTCGTGATTACCGGGCTGGGTATTGTTTCCCCGGTCGGCAACGATATTCCTACCGCGTGGGATAACATCGTCAATGGGCGTTCGGGCATCGGGCGTATTACCCGTTTCGATCCTTCGGCCCTAACAGCCCAGATAGCGGGTGAGGTCAAAGGTTTTGAATTAGCACCCTACATTTCAGTCAAAGAAGCCAAGCAGATGGATACCTTTATCCATTACGGCGTGGTAGCAGGTATGCAAGCCTGGAAGGATTGCGGCTTGGACATCAACAGCATCAATGCTGAGCGTGTTGGCGTTATTGTAGGTTCGGGGATTGGTGGTTTGCCCCGTATTGAAGAAACCCAAAAAGAATATCTGGAACGGGGGCCACGTCGGATTTCCCCGTTCTTTGTGCCTGGTTCTCTGGTCAACCTGGTGTCCGGCCAGTTGTCCATCGGTCTGGGCCTGAAAGGTCCTAGCTACGCGGTTGTGTCGGCATGTACAACCGGTCTGCACTCCATTGGTGATGCTGCTCGTCTGATCGAGTATGGCGACGCTGATGTGATGATTGCGGGTGGTGCCGAATCCACTGTGTCCCCGCTGGGCATTGGCGGTTTTGCGGCCATGCGTGCACTGTCCACCCGTAACGACGACCCGGAAACGGCATCGCGTCCCTGGGATATGGACCGCGACGGCTTTGTGCTGGGCGAGGGTGCTGGTGTGCTGGTGCTGGAAGAGTACGAACACGCCAAGAAACGTGGCGCCCGCATTTACGGCGAGTTCGCCGGCTACGGCATGAGCTCGGATGCTCACCACATCACCTCGCCAGACCGTGACGGTCCGCGTCGTGGCGTGATGAATGCCTTGCGCAATGGTGGTATCAACGCCGACGAGGTTCAGTACGTCAACGCACACGGTACTTCCACGCCGCTGGGCGACGTGAACGAGTCCGAAGCATTGAAACTGGCCTTTGGCGATCACGCTTACAAGCTGGTGGTCAATTCCACCAAGTCCATGACGGGTCACCTGCTGGGTGCTGCCGGTGGTATTGAAGCGGTGTTCACCACCTTGGCGGTGTATAACCAGATCTCGCCTCCAACGATCAATATTTTTAATCAGGATCCTGCTTGTGACCTGGATTACTGCGCTAACCAGGCGCGTGATATGAAGATTGACGTGGCCTTGTCCAACTCTTTTGGGTTTGGCGGCACTAACGGTTCGATGGTGGTTCGTCGTCTTCGCTAA
- the acpP gene encoding acyl carrier protein has product MESIEQRVKKIVAEQLGVNEAEIKNESSFLDDLGADSLDMVELVMALEDEFETEIPDEEAEKITTVQQAVDYINSHSKQ; this is encoded by the coding sequence ATGGAAAGCATCGAACAGCGCGTCAAGAAGATCGTCGCTGAACAACTTGGCGTTAACGAAGCCGAGATCAAAAACGAATCTTCTTTTCTCGACGACCTCGGTGCCGACTCGCTCGACATGGTCGAGCTCGTGATGGCGCTCGAAGACGAATTCGAAACCGAAATACCAGACGAAGAAGCTGAGAAAATCACGACGGTCCAGCAAGCTGTGGACTACATCAATTCTCACAGCAAGCAGTAA
- the fabG gene encoding 3-oxoacyl-ACP reductase FabG: protein MQELDLSGKTALVTGASRGIGQAIAKELMARGAKVIGTATSESGAQAISAVLDQNGSYGHVLNVDDPAACEALISALSKEDGGPHILVNNAGITRDNLAMRLKDEDWDAVIQTNLSAVFRLSRAVIRPMMKARWGRIISITSVVGESGNPGQANYAAAKAGVAGMSRALARELGSRNITVNCVAPGFIDTDMTRSLTPEQSAAILSQIPLGRLGAAEDIANAVAFLAGSQAQYITGSTIHVNGGMHM, encoded by the coding sequence ATGCAAGAATTGGATCTAAGCGGCAAGACTGCCCTGGTAACTGGCGCATCGCGCGGTATCGGTCAGGCGATTGCTAAAGAATTGATGGCACGTGGCGCCAAGGTTATTGGTACTGCCACGTCCGAGTCCGGCGCGCAGGCGATTTCTGCTGTACTGGACCAGAATGGCAGTTATGGCCATGTATTGAATGTGGACGACCCGGCTGCTTGCGAAGCGCTGATTTCTGCCTTGAGCAAAGAAGATGGCGGTCCGCATATCCTGGTCAATAATGCCGGTATTACGCGTGACAACCTGGCCATGCGCTTGAAAGATGAAGATTGGGATGCAGTTATCCAGACTAATCTGAGTGCCGTATTCCGCCTGTCGCGTGCCGTTATTCGCCCCATGATGAAAGCCCGCTGGGGCCGCATCATTAGCATCACCTCGGTGGTGGGCGAGAGTGGTAACCCTGGCCAAGCCAACTACGCCGCTGCCAAAGCCGGTGTGGCCGGCATGAGCCGCGCCTTGGCGCGCGAGCTCGGTAGCCGTAACATTACAGTTAATTGTGTCGCTCCGGGCTTTATCGATACGGACATGACACGCTCTTTGACCCCTGAGCAGTCGGCGGCAATCTTGTCGCAAATCCCTCTGGGACGACTGGGTGCTGCTGAGGATATCGCCAACGCGGTAGCCTTTCTGGCCGGGTCGCAAGCGCAATATATTACGGGCAGCACCATCCATGTGAATGGTGGTATGCATATGTAA
- the fabD gene encoding ACP S-malonyltransferase translates to MKIAFVFPGQGSQSVGMLDAWAESAVVQQAIAQASQALGQDLAQLMAQGPAEALNLTTNTQPVMLASAVAMYQAWIQAGGPVPAVMAGHSLGEYSALTAAGALSLEQAVPLVRIRADAMQAAVPVGAGTMAAVLGLDDDQVRDVCARASEGQQIVQAVNYNAPAQVVIAGNVEAVDRACALAKEAGAKRALVLPVSAPFHSSLLEPAATVLAQALASVDVKAPTVSVINNVDVAAPTGPEQIKDALVRQAWHPVRWVETIQAMKAQGVTHVVECGPGKVLTGLVKRIDRDLIALSISDPASLQATLEALEGA, encoded by the coding sequence ATGAAAATTGCGTTTGTCTTTCCAGGACAAGGCTCGCAGTCCGTGGGCATGCTCGATGCCTGGGCCGAGTCCGCTGTCGTACAGCAAGCCATTGCACAAGCCAGCCAGGCGCTGGGTCAGGACCTGGCCCAGTTGATGGCACAAGGACCTGCTGAGGCTTTGAATCTGACTACCAATACTCAACCTGTCATGCTGGCGAGCGCCGTGGCCATGTACCAGGCCTGGATTCAGGCCGGAGGCCCCGTTCCTGCCGTGATGGCCGGCCATAGCCTGGGTGAATACTCGGCCCTGACTGCTGCTGGTGCGTTGAGCCTGGAACAGGCTGTCCCGCTGGTTCGCATTCGTGCCGATGCCATGCAGGCTGCCGTGCCCGTCGGCGCGGGTACCATGGCTGCCGTGTTGGGTCTGGATGATGATCAGGTGCGCGATGTATGTGCGCGAGCCTCCGAGGGGCAGCAGATTGTTCAGGCTGTTAACTACAATGCGCCTGCTCAGGTTGTGATTGCCGGGAATGTAGAAGCGGTAGATCGTGCATGTGCTCTGGCCAAAGAGGCCGGTGCCAAGCGTGCCTTGGTGCTGCCCGTGTCGGCCCCGTTCCACTCCAGCCTGCTGGAACCGGCTGCCACCGTGCTGGCTCAGGCGCTGGCGTCGGTGGATGTGAAGGCTCCTACGGTCTCTGTTATCAATAACGTGGACGTAGCCGCACCTACCGGCCCTGAGCAGATTAAAGACGCGCTGGTTCGTCAGGCTTGGCATCCTGTACGCTGGGTGGAAACCATCCAGGCCATGAAGGCCCAAGGTGTTACCCATGTAGTCGAGTGTGGTCCAGGCAAAGTGCTGACCGGTCTGGTCAAGCGTATTGACCGTGATCTGATTGCCTTGTCGATCAGCGACCCTGCATCCTTGCAGGCCACTTTGGAAGCCCTGGAGGGAGCATAA
- a CDS encoding beta-ketoacyl-ACP synthase III, with protein sequence MTIFAKIIGTGGYLPPRIVSNDDLALELAQKGIETSDQWIVERTGIHQRHLADPGVRTSHLATHAARQALEDAGIAAQDLDLIVVATSTPDYVFPSTACLVQAELGNKGAAAYDVQAVCSGFVYALTTADAMIKAGRARNALVIGAEVFSSILDWNDRSTCVLFGDGAGAVVLQASDEPGILAAQLNADGSQMGILCAAGNVSHGQVVGDPFLRMDGQAVFKLAVTSLAASANQVCEQAGVSLSDINWLVPHQANVRIINFLGRKLGIPSEKVVITVDQHANTSAASVPLALNAARRDGRIRTGDLALLQGVGGGFTWGSVLVRC encoded by the coding sequence ATGACGATATTTGCCAAGATTATCGGTACAGGTGGCTATCTGCCTCCTCGGATTGTGTCTAACGATGATCTAGCGCTTGAGCTGGCTCAAAAGGGTATCGAAACCTCCGATCAGTGGATTGTCGAGCGTACCGGTATTCACCAGCGTCATCTTGCTGATCCCGGTGTTCGTACCAGTCATTTGGCAACACACGCCGCGCGTCAGGCGCTGGAAGATGCGGGCATTGCTGCCCAGGATCTGGACCTGATTGTGGTGGCTACTTCCACTCCCGATTACGTTTTCCCCAGCACGGCGTGCCTGGTCCAAGCCGAATTGGGCAACAAGGGCGCGGCCGCGTACGACGTACAAGCGGTGTGCAGCGGCTTTGTCTATGCACTGACGACCGCCGACGCCATGATCAAGGCAGGCCGTGCGCGCAATGCGCTGGTTATCGGTGCTGAAGTGTTCTCCAGCATCCTGGATTGGAACGACCGCTCTACCTGCGTCCTGTTCGGCGACGGTGCGGGCGCTGTGGTTCTGCAAGCCAGTGATGAACCCGGTATTTTGGCCGCCCAGCTCAATGCGGATGGCAGCCAAATGGGTATTTTGTGCGCGGCAGGCAATGTCTCGCACGGCCAGGTTGTGGGTGATCCCTTCCTGCGTATGGACGGTCAGGCTGTGTTCAAACTGGCTGTCACTTCACTGGCCGCTTCGGCCAATCAAGTCTGCGAACAGGCTGGTGTTTCCTTGTCTGACATCAATTGGCTGGTTCCGCACCAGGCCAACGTTCGCATCATCAATTTTCTAGGTCGTAAGCTGGGTATCCCCTCCGAGAAGGTGGTTATCACGGTTGATCAACATGCCAATACCTCGGCAGCCAGTGTGCCTTTGGCCCTGAATGCTGCTCGCCGGGATGGTCGTATCCGTACCGGTGATCTGGCGCTGTTGCAAGGCGTGGGTGGCGGCTTTACCTGGGGTTCGGTGCTGGTCCGCTGCTAA
- the plsX gene encoding phosphate acyltransferase PlsX → MSNKKIRIAIDCMGGDIGLSVTVPAALLFAKRYPDVHCLLVGEPQAIEQTLRAQGNVDTSWYDILPASEVVTMADSVEVALRRKKDSSMRVAAQSVKDGIADACISAGNTGAWMAISRYVLKTLDGIDRPAIATSIPNQKGGATIMLDLGANVDCSAEHLLQFAIMGSALASIVDRHERPTVGLLNIGEEVIKGNEVVKKAAELLRSSGLNFYGNVEGDDICKGTVNVVVCDGFVGNVVLKSIEGLAKMVGSMLRDEFTRDPLSKVSALLARPVLNRFRDRVDNRRHNGAALLGLRGIVIKSHGSADAYAFGYALQRARGAVLNGLLSGTSQAVERIMQSVSLHEQQSGEPDTRHTSEPSSS, encoded by the coding sequence ATGTCTAACAAAAAAATACGTATTGCCATCGATTGCATGGGCGGCGATATCGGTTTATCCGTCACTGTCCCTGCAGCGCTGCTTTTTGCCAAGCGCTATCCGGATGTGCACTGCTTATTGGTTGGCGAGCCTCAGGCCATCGAGCAAACATTGCGTGCGCAAGGTAATGTCGATACCTCCTGGTACGACATTCTTCCCGCATCCGAAGTTGTCACCATGGCCGATTCGGTCGAGGTGGCCCTGCGCCGCAAAAAAGATTCCTCCATGCGAGTGGCTGCCCAGTCTGTCAAGGACGGGATAGCTGATGCCTGCATTTCTGCGGGTAATACCGGCGCCTGGATGGCAATTTCGCGCTACGTACTCAAAACTTTGGATGGGATTGATCGCCCAGCCATTGCTACGTCCATCCCGAACCAAAAGGGCGGGGCCACGATCATGCTGGACCTGGGTGCCAATGTGGATTGCTCTGCAGAACACCTCTTGCAGTTCGCCATTATGGGATCTGCTCTGGCCAGTATCGTGGATCGCCATGAGCGTCCTACTGTGGGCTTGCTCAATATTGGGGAAGAGGTCATCAAAGGCAACGAGGTCGTCAAAAAGGCGGCTGAATTGTTACGCTCTAGCGGACTGAATTTTTACGGCAACGTAGAAGGTGACGATATCTGTAAAGGTACTGTCAACGTGGTCGTGTGTGACGGTTTCGTGGGCAATGTGGTCCTCAAGTCCATTGAAGGTCTGGCCAAGATGGTCGGCAGTATGCTGCGCGACGAATTTACCCGTGACCCTTTAAGCAAAGTGTCCGCTTTGCTGGCTCGTCCTGTCTTGAATCGTTTCCGCGACAGGGTGGATAATCGCCGTCATAACGGTGCAGCCCTTTTGGGTTTACGCGGTATTGTTATCAAAAGTCATGGTTCTGCCGATGCCTACGCTTTCGGTTATGCTTTGCAACGAGCCCGCGGTGCGGTGCTCAATGGTCTGCTCAGCGGTACCAGCCAGGCAGTCGAACGCATCATGCAAAGTGTGAGTTTGCATGAACAGCAAAGCGGCGAACCAGATACACGCCATACTTCAGAGCCCTCGTCCTCATAA